The Pimelobacter simplex genomic sequence CGGTGCGGGGGGCGACGCCGATGACGACGAACGAGACGACGAGCATGACGCCGAGGGCGACGCCCGCACGGGCCCACCAGGAGGCGTCGAGGCGCTCGTCGACGTAGAGGGTGACCACGACGATGGCCGCGATCTCGCTCAGCAGCTGGAGCAGCAGCGCGGTGTTGAGGTGCCGGGGCGCGTCGTCGAGGACGGCGAGCAGCCGCTGGGCGCCACCGCGTCCCTCGCTGAGCATCTCGTGGGCCCGGGCGCGCGAGAACCCGGCGAGGGCGGCGTCCGCCGCGGCGAACAGGCCCGCGAGGACGACGAGGACGGCGGCCGCTCCCAGCGGCCAGAGACTGTCGGCGATCATGCGTCCGGCTGGGCCCGCCACTGCGCCAGCAGCTGGTCCTGGAGACCGAACATCACCTTGTGCTCCTCGGGCTCGGCGTGGTCGTAGCCGAGCAGGTGCAGGATGCCGTGGGTGGTGAGCAGCTCGAGCTCGGCGAGCGTGCCGTGCCCGGCCGTCGCCCCCTGGCGCTCGGCCACGGAGACGCAGAGGACCAGGTCGCCCAGGACGCCCTCCTCGGGCTCCTCGTTGACCAGGCCGGGACGCAGCTCGTCCATGGGGAAGGCCAGGACGTCGGTCGGGCCCTCCTTGTCCATCCACTTCTCGTTGAGCTCGGCAATGGTGTCCTCGTCGACCGCCTTGATGCACAGCTCGGCGAGCGGGTGGACGCGCATCTGGTCCATCACGAACCGCGCGAGCCGCGCGAAGTGCTGGACGTCGAGGCCGCTGCCGGACTCGTCGAGGATCTCGATGCTCACGCGGGGTCGTCCTTCTTGCTGTCGAGCCGGCGGTCCTGGCGGAGCTCGCGCTTGGCTTCCTTCTGGGCGTCGAACTCGTCGTAGGCCGCGACGATGCGCGCGACCAGCTTGTGCCGGACGACGTCGTGGCTGGTGAGCCGCACGAACGCGAGGTCCTCGACGCCGTCGAGGATGCCCTCGACGATGCGCAGGCCCGAGGTCGTGCCCGAGGGCAGGTCGACCTGGGTGACGTCGCCGGTGACGACGATCTTGGAGCCGAACCCGAGCCGGGTCAGGAACATCTTCATCTGCTCGGGCGTGGTGTTCTGGGCCTCGTCGAGGATGATGAACGAGTCGTTGAGCGAGCGGCCGCGCATGTAGGCCAGCGGCGCCACCTCGATCGTCCCGGCGGCCAGCAGCTTGGGCACCGACTCGGGGTCGAGCATGTCGTGCAGCGCGTCGTAGAGCGGGCGCAGGTAGGGGTCGATCTTCTCGCTGAGCGTGCCGGGCAGGTAGCCCAGGCGCTCGCCGGCCTCGACCGCCGGACGGGTCAGGATGATCCGGTTGACCTGCTTGGCCTGCAGCGCCTGGACCGCCTTGGCCATGGCCAGGTAGGTCTTGCCGGTGCCGGCCGGGCCGATGCCGAAGGTGATCGTGTGCTGGTCGATGGTCTCGACGTAGCGCTTCTGGTTGAGCGTCTTGGGCCGGATCGAGCGCCCGCGGTTGCTCAGGATGTTGAGCGAGAGGACGTCGGCCGGGCGCTCCGAGGTGGCCGTCTCGGCGCGCAGCATCGCCTCGACGCGCTCGACGACCTCGGGGGTGATCCCCTGGCCGGTGCGCAGGATGGCGACGAGCTCCTCGACGAGGCGCTCGGCGAGCTGGAGCTCGTGGGGGTCACCGCTGAGGGTGACGCGGTTGCCGCGGACGTGCACCTCGACGCCGAAGCGCTTCTCGATGATGCCGAGGTGCTCGTCGCCAGGACCGAAGAGCGTGACCATGTCGATGCTGTTCGGCACCACGACGGTGTGCCGGGTGGAGGTGATCGGGGTGGGTGTCGAGTCGGTCATGGATGCCCGGTGACGGGCGGCCTTTCAGTACGGCGAACTGGCCCCTCCATGCTACGGGAGGGATCCGCCGACGCCCACTCGTTTGCGACGAGGGCCGGGCTCAGCCCGGCGGCCAGGTCATCGCCCGGCCGGCGAGGACGTGGCAGTGCGTGTGGAAGACGGTCTGCCCGACGCCGGCTCCGGTGTTGAAGACGAGGCGGTAGTCGTCGTACCCCTCGGCGGTGGCGACGGCGCGCGCGGTGGTCGCGATCTCGGCGAACATGGCCGGGTCCGCGTGCGCCGAGGAGGCCGCGTCGGGCTCGTGGTCGCGCGGGACGACGAGCACGTGCAGCGGCGCCTGCGGGTTGATGTCGCGGAAGGCGACGGTGCGCTCCCCCGTGTGGACGATGTCGCCGGGGATGTCACCGGCGACGATCTTGCAGAACAGGCAGTCCGGATCGGCACTCACCGGGCCAGCCTAGGACCTGCGGGCCTCACCACTCCCAGCGAACCCCGAGGTA encodes the following:
- a CDS encoding PhoH family protein encodes the protein MTDSTPTPITSTRHTVVVPNSIDMVTLFGPGDEHLGIIEKRFGVEVHVRGNRVTLSGDPHELQLAERLVEELVAILRTGQGITPEVVERVEAMLRAETATSERPADVLSLNILSNRGRSIRPKTLNQKRYVETIDQHTITFGIGPAGTGKTYLAMAKAVQALQAKQVNRIILTRPAVEAGERLGYLPGTLSEKIDPYLRPLYDALHDMLDPESVPKLLAAGTIEVAPLAYMRGRSLNDSFIILDEAQNTTPEQMKMFLTRLGFGSKIVVTGDVTQVDLPSGTTSGLRIVEGILDGVEDLAFVRLTSHDVVRHKLVARIVAAYDEFDAQKEAKRELRQDRRLDSKKDDPA
- a CDS encoding HIT domain-containing protein — its product is MSADPDCLFCKIVAGDIPGDIVHTGERTVAFRDINPQAPLHVLVVPRDHEPDAASSAHADPAMFAEIATTARAVATAEGYDDYRLVFNTGAGVGQTVFHTHCHVLAGRAMTWPPG
- the ybeY gene encoding rRNA maturation RNase YbeY, which codes for MSIEILDESGSGLDVQHFARLARFVMDQMRVHPLAELCIKAVDEDTIAELNEKWMDKEGPTDVLAFPMDELRPGLVNEEPEEGVLGDLVLCVSVAERQGATAGHGTLAELELLTTHGILHLLGYDHAEPEEHKVMFGLQDQLLAQWRAQPDA